The window CGTGGGGACCGGGGCTCCCGTGGCCTGCCGGATCCGCTCGTGGATCTCCCGCTCCAGCATCCGCGGAAGCTCAAGGGCCTGGAAGGGGCACGCTCCGATGCAGATCCCGCACTCCACGCACCGGGAGTCCACCACCACCGCCAGCAGCTTCCGGTTGGCCGCGGCCCGGGTCTTCCCGGGATAGGGGCTGGGCACCATGTAGATGGCGTTGTACGGGCAGTCGTAGTAACAGAGCTCGCAGCCCGTGCAGTTGTCCTCCACCACCACGGCCACCCCGGGAGATCTGGGAACCCGGTCAGGATCGTCGGGCAGGGAGTACGGGATCCACAGGCCGTACACCACCAGGGCCATGACCAGCAGCAAGGCCCAGCCGGGGGCCATCCAGCGGGCCAGCACGTAGGGCCAGAGGTAAAACCAGTCCACCGCGAACCCCTCCGGCTGCGCGCCCGGGGCCGCGGGCCGGCCGCTCGTGGCGGGAAGAACCGCCGCGAGGAAGAACAGCAGCCCCACGCTGAAGAGGACCCACAGGGCCGGCGGCCACACCTTGGGGTGCCGGATGCGGACGTAGTGCCACCAGAGGAGGACGTAGAGGGTGACGGCCGGACCCACGTGCAGGAACAGGAACCGGGGAAGGGTGGCATCGCTCACCCCGGGACCGCCCACGAACAGCCGAACCAGGTGCTCCCCCACCAGGGGCACGTCCCGGAGGGCCTGGACGGTCAGGCTCGCCAGGAGCTGGCTGCGCTCGTCCCACACCAGCAGATACCCCGTGAACCCCGCAAGCCCGCTCACGACCAGGAGGAACATCCCCGAGATCCACGCGGAGTCCCTCGCCTTCCGGTAGCGCTCCGTGAACCAGTTCCGGAACAGGTGCAGCAAGATGGCCACCATGAAGGCGTCCGCCGCATACCGGTGGATCCCCCGGAAGATCACCCCGTAGGGCACCCGATCCGTGAGGAACTGCACGGAGGCATAGGCACCCTCCAGGCTTGGCTCGTAGTACAGGAAGATGAGGATGCCGGAGATCACGAGGACGGTGAGGAAGAGGTTTGCGAGACCCCCCGTGTAGTAGAGGGGGTTGAAGTCCTGCGGGTAGACCCGCTGGATCCACCGGTCCAGCCGCAGGGTCCAGTCCTGCAGCCTCAGGATCGCCTTCCGGTACACCCTCTCATTCCTCCCGCGCGGTAATTCCCGCCCTCCGAAACAGCAGCACCAGGAAGGAGTACAGCATGAGCAGGACCCCCATGGCCCCCGCGCTCACGAGCCGACGATCCGTGAGCTCCCCGTACACCACCCCCCCCACACAGGCGAGGGAGGCGAGGCTCAGGAGGACGATGCCCCGGGCGGATCCCCGCTCCCCCCGGGCCAGGATGCGCTCGTACACCCCGATCCGACGCCGGATCCGGCCGGCCCGCCGGTCCGCCGCGTACATCACGAGTCCTGCCCCGAGGAAGGCGGCCACGAGCAGCGCACTCCATCCCACGGCCCGGGCCCAGGTTCCGGGATTTCCCGTCTGCACCGCCGCCCTCCAGGCCGACCATGCCTCCGGCAGGGCCAGGACCGCGGCGGCGAAGGCGAGAAAGAAGGCGAGCCTCTGCACCGCTACGCTCCCGAACTCGGGGCAGGCCGCGCCGCGGGGACCGCCCTCGGGGCGGGCCTGGGGGCCGCGGCCTCCGCAGCCCGCACCTTCCGGCGGTACCGGATCTCCAGCAAAAACCCCAGGGTGAGGGTGAGGGCGGTGAGGACGAGCACGATGTGGGGATCCCGGCCGATCACCGCGATGTTGAACAGGATGAGGGCGGTGAAGACCAGGAAGTAGGTAAGGGCCATGATGCCTACCACGGTGAAGAAGGGGCGCTCGCTGGGCCGCCGTCCCTTGCTGCGGTCCAGGAAGGGCACCAGCATCCCGTAGGCGATGAGGAGCCCCGGTCCCAGCCCCGCCCACAGCGGTGGGGTGTACTTCACGTACTGGTACAGGGCCAGGAAGTACCAGTCGGAAAGGATCGGCAGCGGCGTCCGGTTCGGGTCCGCCCGCCGGCCCATCTCCGCGGGGAAGATCCAGCTGGCGGCCACCAGCATCAGCAGCAGGATCACCAGGGCGGTGGGGGAGAGGTTGAAGCGCTTCCGGCGGGTGAAGATGAAGTACAGCTCCACCAGGATCAAGAGCAGCACGGAGATCCCGAAGTGGATGGCGTAAAAGCGGGTGAGGGTTCCCTGGCCCTCCGCGGGGCCGCCGAGGAACGCGAAGGCGATGGCGCTGCCGAACCGGGTCTGGCCGATGAGGGGGAGCTGGTCCAGGTAGACGGCCACGGTGAGCACCACCTTGGCGGCCCAGAAGGCCCGCTGGTTCCAGATCAGGAGATACCCCGTGAGGCCGGAGATCATGGCCAGCACCAGGGACCCGAACAGGATCATCCAGCTGAGCTCGTTGGGTCGCTTGTACTCCCCCAGGAAGTACATGCGGTAGATCCGGAGGGTGATGGCGATGATGAGCATGTCCGCCCCGTACTTGTGCATCCCCCGGATGAGCCAACCGAAGGGGATCTCGTGCTGGATGCGGAGGATGGAGTTGTAGGCCCCGTGGGTGGTGGGCTCGTACCAGATCATGAGGAGGATGCCGCTCACGATGACCACGATCCAGGAGAAGTACACGATCTGGCCGAGAAGATAGAGGGGGTTCCCGTAGCGCTCCACGTTCGTCTCGTCAAAGAGATCCAGCTTCTGCTTGCGCTCACTGAACCACTCCCGCAGGCGCTCCCACATGGTCAGGCGATCCCTCCCGGCTCCACCGCGGTCACCACGATCACCCCGTTCCGGACCTCGTAGACGAAGTAGCGGGGAGGACGCGGCGCCGGGCCGGAGAGCACCCGGCCCGGGACCTCCCGGTCCGCGGGGTCGTAGATGGAGAGGTGGCAGGGGCAACCCAGGAGCCCGTGCCGGCGCTCCGGTGGGGGCACGTAGCCCCCGTACCCCGCCGTGATCTCCCGCCAGTCCGGCACGTAGTTGAAGATGCATCCCAGGTGCGGGCAGATCCGGGAGAAGACCACGATGTCCGTGGGTTCCTTGCCCTCCTTGTAGCCCGGGAAGCGCACCTTCCACGGGAGCCGGATGGCCACCCCGGGAACGGTGGCCGCCTTGGCCTGCTCGGGCGTGTACTGCGGGTACTTCTGGGTGAACACGAAGAACTTGCTGGACCAGGGCTCCGCGAGCTCCTCCAGCCGCGCGATGGGAAGAGGCTCCCCCTTCGGGAGGTCTCCCTCCGCCAGATCCGGCGGAACCTTGCCCTGCGGCACGCCGAGACCGGGCTCCAGGTTCGGCTTGAGGTAGCGCAAAAGAGGCGCCGCGAAGGCCGCGAGGGCCCCCACGGCGGGGATGGAGGCCACCAGTTGCAGGAAGGTCCGTCGGTTCACACCCTTTGCCTTCTGCTCCTCCGCCATGCTCCCCCACTCCTCACCGGAGATCCGCGGGCGGCTCGTACACGAAGGTCCACAGGTAATCTACCACGGCCCAGATCTCGTTGGGGCTGAGTTCATCCCGGAACGCAGGCATGAGCTTCAACCCCCGCCGCTCCACGCCCTCCGCGATGCGCTGGTAGAGCTCCGTGGGCTTCCGGTAGGCCATCCACTCCCGGTCCGTGAAGATCCCGGGGCCCACCCCCCGGGCCCAGGTCCACACCAGTTCCCGGAACTCCTCCGCCCGGGGTCCTCTCCCATCTCCGGCCGGTCCGTGACATTCCGCGCACCTCTGCTGGTAGATCCTCCGGCCCAGCTGCAGCCGCTCCCGGGTGGTGGTCCGGCTCCACTCCCAGAACACCACGTCCCAGATCTCCTGGTCCGTGAGCCGCGGGGTTCCGCCATCCGCGGCCCCGTACGCGGGGTGCTGGAACCCGGGCATGGCGGTGTGCGGGCGACCCCGGGCCACGGTCTCGAACATGGAAAAGGGGGTATTGAGCCGCATCTGGTCGAGGTTGTGGAAGTTGGCGGGCCGGGAGGGAAGGGGCTCTCCCCTCGGGCGGATCCGGAAAAAGCTCAGGAAGTCCGTGTAGAGGTTCTTCTCGGGTGCGGTGAGGGTCTTCGCCATGGGCCCGTCTCCCCGGCCCTCGGGTCCATGGCAGACCGCGCACCGGGCGTCGTAGGTCTTCTTCCCCGCATCCGCGCTGGGCTTGCGGGGCATGAAGCCCATGCGGACCACGTAGCGGGGAAGGGGCTCATAGGCAGGTCCCCGGGGCCCGGCCATCCGGATGTACGGTTGGCAGCCCCCGAGCAGCACCGCGGCGAGGCCGAGGAAAAAGACACGCACCGCGACGGGTCGGCTCATGCGATTTTCCCGATCTTGCCCGCGCTCTCCTTCCGGGAAGACACGAAAAGGCAGGACCGGCGCGGCCCCGCCCTCAAGGCCACCGGCATTGTCCAACCTTTCCCGGGATCCGTCAAGGCGCGTCCTCCCCTCCCTCGTACTTCGTGGGGCACTTGGTGAGCAGGACCCTCGCCCGGAACACCCCCTCCGGACCCCACGTCCCCTCCACCACCACGGGCGCCCCGTCCCGGAAGAGGTCCGTCACCACCCCCCGGTAGGTCACGGGCAGCCGGGCGTCTCCCTCCGCGAGCACGAAAAAGACCCGAGAACCTTCCCGACGGATGCTTCCGGGGACCACGTTCCCCGCCACCCGAACCGGGACGCCGTACGCAGCCTCCCCCCGGGCCTGAAGTTCCGAGACGGTGACGTAATAGACGGCCGCGGACCGCACCCCACCGTAGACGAGCACACCGAGACCCGCGAGGATGAGCCCCACGAGCAGGAATCTCCGCCTCTTCACTGGCGATCCTCCACGAACCCGTGCGGTTCTGTCCGCTTCCCCTCCCGCACCTGGGCCTCCAGCCTCGTGATCTCCTGATGAAGTTGGCTCGTCCGATGGTGCAGCCACATGAGGTACGCCACCAGGGCCACCCACACGAGCCAGTACGCCCAGAACAGGTAGACCATGCTACCCGCTTACCTCGATGCGCAGGCGTCGCACGGCCCCGTCCAGGAGCCCCACCCGCAGACGCAGGCGCACCAGAGCCGCGTACAGGAGGATGAAGGCGAAGAGCGTCATCACCAGGGCGTGCACCATGGCGGGCTCCAGTCCCGTGGGCCTGCCCGCGGGATCCTGCCCGAAGACCACGGGGTGCACGCCGCGCAGCAGGCGGACGCTCAGGAACACGAGCGGCAGGTTCAGAAAGGCCAGGATGCCCACCACCGCCGCAAAGCGGCGGGCTCGGTCTCCCTCCGAGACCGCGCGGAGAACGAGATATCCCAGGTACACCAGCTGCGTCAGGAGGGTGCTGGTGAGCTGCGGTTCCCACGTCCACCACACCCCCCAGGTGGGCTTGGCCCACACGGCTCCCGTGAGGAGCACGAGCCCGTTGAACAGCACCCCGATCTCCGCGGAGGCTCCTCCGAGTTCGTCCCAGTAGGCTTCCCGGGCGCGGAGGTACTGGATCCCCGCGCCAAAGGTCACGAGGAAGGCCAGCAGAGCCGCTCCCCACAGGCCCAGGTGCACGTAGAAGATCCGCTGCAGGTGGCCCATGATCCGCTCGGTGGGGGCGTAGAAGAAGCTTCCGTACCACGCCAGGGACAGCGCCACCACCAGCGCCCCGGCCTCCAGACGCTTCAAGATCCGTCCTCCACCACGGCTTCGAAGAGCAGCAGACTCGCGGCCCCCAGGATGATAGCAAAGGCAGCTACCAGCCGCAATTCAGGCCACGCCTCGCCCAGCGGCAGTCCCCGCAGGACCTTCGCCGTGGCTCCCACGCTGCCGATGAGGAGGGGGAGGGCCAGGGGCACGAGGAGGAGCGGGAGCATCAGCTGCCGCAGGCGGGTGTTCGCGGCCACCACGCTGAGCAGGGTTCCCGGGAGCCCCAGGCCTGCGCTGCCCAGCAACAGGACCGCGCCCAGGGAGGCCACCCGGCGGGGATCCAAGTCTACGTTCAGCAGCACGGCGAACACGCCGAGGCTCAGAGCCTCCACGAGCAGCATCCACAGGAAGGTGCTGGTGGCCTTCGCGCCCAGGATGGCGGCCCGATCCACGGGGCTCGCGAGTACGGCCCACCCCGCCCGCTGCTCCTGCTCCAGTTCATACGCGCGCCCAAGCCCCAGGAGGGCGGTGAAGGTGACGGTGGTCCAGAGGATCCCCGGCCCTGCGGAGGCCACCACCGCGGGGTCCAGCCCCACAGCCACGCTGAAGAGCACCAGGGCCACGAGGGCCATGGTCCCCATGGAAAGGAGGATCTCCCGGGCCCGCAACTCGATCCGGAGGTCCTTGCTGACCAGCGCCCGGTAGGCTGTCCAGAATCCGGGAACCCGGCCGCCTCCCGGCAAGGCCGCGGTGGCCGGAGGGCGGGAGGATCCCGCCTCCGGCACCAGCCGCCCGTCCCGCAGGCCCAGGATCCGGTGGCAGAGTCCCGCCACCTCCTGGGGTCGGTGGGTGGTGAGGACCAAAGCCCCCCCGGAGGCAAGGTAGCGGAGCAAGGTGGTGCGCAGCCAGTCCGATCCCTCCGCGTCCAGGCCCGTAAAGGGCTCGTCCAGGAGGAGGAGGGCGGGCTGGGGCAGGAGGGCCCGGACGAGGCTTACGCGCTGCTGCCACCCCCGGGAGAGGTTCCGCACGAGCTCCCCCCGCCGCGCTCCCAGCCCGCCCTCCTGGATCAACCCCTCCACCCGTTCGGGGGCTACCCCGTAGAGCACGGCGAACAGGCGCAGGTTCTCCTCCACGGTGAGGCCGCCGTACAGGAAGGTCTCGTGCCCGGTCATCCCCAACCGGATCCGGACGGCCTGGGGTTCGTGCCACGGATCCAGACCGAACAGCCGCAAGCTCCCCCTATCCGGCCGCAAGAGGGTGGCGAGGACGCGCAGGAGGGTGGTCTTTCCCGAGCCGTTGGGCCCCACGATGGCCACCGCCTCCCCGGGATACACCTCCAGGTCCACCTCCCGCAGCACCCGGTGCTCTCCCAGGGCTTTTCGGATCCCTCTCGCGGAGAGTACGGGGGACACGGACCTCAGGTCGAAGACGCCAGCAGACGGGCCTCGAGGGCTTGCCGGAGGACTTGCCCGTCGAAAAGGAAGAAGGGGTAGCCGCGGTAGGTGGCCGCCGCGTACGCAGCCTCCTGCTGCTCCAGCCGGGTCAGTGCCTCCCGGACCCGGCGGATCTCTTCCGCGAGGGGGGCGCTCAGCTCCTGGTTGATGGCCCGGATCCGATGGGTGAGCGCTCGGCGCTCCCGGCGGGTCAGGGACTCCTCCTGGAGTCGTCGGATGAGCGCCCACTTCTCTTCCACCAGGCTGCGGAGGCGGGGATCCTGGGGTTCTAGGATTCGGTCGGGGTTGTGGAGGAGCTCGTGCAGCCGCTGTTGGAGGCGTGCCCGCTGGATCCCCGGGTCATCCGGGGAGGGCAGCGGGAGGTGGAAGGTGGCGGTGACCACGGCGAAGGGGGGAGGGTCCAGGGCGAACAGGTTACGGATCAGCCGGTCCGTGGCACGGTCGTAGAGGGCGCCCCCGACCCCGTGCACGAAGAGATCCGCCACGCACACCCGCACGAACAGGGTGAGGGCCATGCCCCTCGGCCGCAACCCCAACCCCGCGAGGACCTCGGGGGGCGTGCGGGGACCCACCCGGGCAAGTTCTCCCTCCTCCGTGGAGAGGACCACCTCCTCCCCGGCCCGCTGGGCGAACACCGGCCGCCGCCTCCCCTCCCGCACGGCCCACAGGGGGAGCTCGTAACGGTCCGACCACCGCCGCAAGTTGGGGAACGGCTGGGCCGCAGATCGGATCCCCTCGGACTTGCGGTGGGCCTCCAGGGCCTCGTTGTACGCAGCCCAGAAGGACTCGCAGGTACTCGCCATCCAACGGGCGAACCGCAGGAACCCCCGGGTCCGGCACAGCCAGGAGATCGGGAGCTCGGGGTACGCGGCGGCCGGTTCGAAGGCACGTCGCAGGCGCGCCACGAACTCTCCCAGGCTCTCGCACGCCTCCCGCTCCCGCTCCCCGAGCACCCTCAACCGCTCCAGGCCCGAGAGGAGGGCGGGATCGCCCAGGGTCGCGAGATCCTGACGAACCGCCTCCACCCACTCCCGCCACCGTGTCCGTGCGGGCGGCGGGGCTGCCTCAAAGGGGACGTCGGGGGGGCACCGCACCAGGGCCCGGTGCACGGTCCGCAGCTCCCCGTCCCACCGCGGCACCGCCACATCCAGCACTTCCACCGCATCGCTGTCCACGATGAGGTTCAGGGGCCGGACTCCCGGACACAGGCCCAGCACCAGGGTCTTCGCCCAGATCCCGGGGTGATGGAAAACGGGCTGGTGGCCGGTGACCACGAGGGGCCCTGAGCCCTCCCCGGTTTGGAGGCCCCACCGGAGGCCGAAGCGGGCTGCGGCCGCGAGGACCTCCTCCCGAACCTCCCGGCGGAATGCCCCCAGGGCCTCGCCGTCCAGGCGGGCAGGGCTACGAGCCAGGCTCTCCGCGTTCGCCTCCGCCACGGCCGGCCAGCACGGCAGGGGAGGGAGGCACACCACCTCCCCGGAGCCCCTGGGAATGCTCGGTCGCGGGGTCTCCGCCGCCTGCGGGCGGTCCCTCCTCACAGCAGGGCATCCAGGGTTCGTAGGCCCACCTCCTCCCGCATCACGAAGGGCTCCGCGTACGCCACCCCCACCAGGGCCCCGAAGTAGGCGGCGGAGGTGCGGAGGAGATCCAGGATCCACAGGTTTCCCCGCTCGTCCTCGAACTGGCTGCGGTAGGCAGCCACGCTCTCCAGCTTGCGCTCGAAGGTCTCGCTCACGTCCACCAGGAAGGAGGGGCGCCGCACCATCCGGTAGTGGGTGGAGAAGTAGTGGATCACCCGCCGCGGGTAGTGGGGCTCTCCGGGGATGTCGGACTTGGTGAGTTTCGCGTAGAACCGGGCGGCCTCCCCGAGCTGCGCGGCCTGGACGTGGTCCGGATGGGCATCCTCCCAGTACGGCACGAACAGGAGCTCCGGCCGAACCTCCCGGATCACCCCTGCCACCTGTTTGCGGGCCTCCACGGTGTCCAGGAGGAACCGGTTGGGAAGATCCAGGGTGATGCGGCGCACGCCCAGGATGTCCGCGGCCGCGGCCGCCTCCCGGAGCCGGCGCTCGGGCGTCCCCCGAGGGGTGGGCTCGCCGTTGGTGAGGTCGCAGAGCACCACCGTCCAGCCCTGGCGGACCAGGAGGGCCACGGTCCCGCCCATCCCGATCTCCGCGTCGTCCGGATGCGGGCTCAGCACCAGGGCCCGCCGGCTCATCCCCTGGGCTCCTTTCCCGCGCAGACCGCGGACTCCGCCCCGCGCAGCCACCGCTGTACGGCACGGTGCAGGACCTCCCGGTAGTACCGCAACCGGACCTCCGGGTCATCGAGTCCCCCCCAGAACCGGCGCGCGGGATTCTTGTAGATGCGGCCGATGGGGATCTCCCGGACGCGCAGCTTCAAGGCCGCGGCCTGCACCCACACCTGCAGGGGCATCCCGTAGGAGGGCTCGTCCAGTTCCAGCCTCCGGAGGGCCTCCGCCCGGTACGCCTTGAACCCGCAGAAGGCATCCGTGATCCCCAATCCCGTGAGGGCGTTCACCTCCTCCGTGATCTCCCGGTTGATGCGGAGCCGGTCCGGCGGCGGATCCTGGCCCCGGGAGGAGCCCGGGAGATAGCGGCTCCCGGAGACGATGTCCACGCCCTCCAGGGCGCTCAGGAGGTCTGGGATGAGGTAGGGCTCGTGCTGCTCGTCGCAGTCCATGGTCACCACCACGTCGTACCCGTGTTCCAGGGCATACCGGAAGCCGCTCATCAGGGAGGCCCCGTACCCGCGGTTTTCCGGGTGGCGGATCACCCGGACCTCCGGAAACCGCTTCAGGATCTCCGGGGAGTGGTCCGTGCTGCCGTCGTCCACCACCAGGATGTCCGCCGCGGGCGCGTACCGCCGCACCGCCCGCAGCACCCCTTCCAGGGTCTGCTCCTCATTGTACAGGGGCATGACGATGAGGACCCTCATCGCAGCTCCCGGAGGGCCTCGTAGGCTGCCTCGACCGTGTGCTCGATCTCCTCCGGCCCGTGGGCCAGGGACACGAACATGGCCTCGAACTGGCTGGGCGGGAGGTAGACGCCCCGGCGCAGCATCTCCCAGAAGAACTGCGCATACCGGACCACATCCGACCTCCGGGCGCTTTCGTAGTCCCGCACGGGAACCTCGGAGAAGAACAGGGTGAGCATGCTCCCCACCCGGTTCAGCTGCACGGGCACGCCCGCGGTTCGGGCCGCGTCCAGAAGTCCCTCTCCCAGTTGGGCACTCGTCCGCTCCAGTTGCTCGTAGGTTCCGGACTGCCGCAACCGTTCCAGGGTCGCCAGCCCCGCCCGTACCGCCACGGGATTCCCCGAAAGCGTGCCCGCCTGGTACACGGGTCCCGCGGGCGCCACCAGGGACATCACGTCGCGCCGTCCACCGTAGGCCGCGAGGGGAAACCCACCGCCGATCACCTTCCCCAGAGAGGTGAGGTCCGGCCGGATGCCGAGGACCGCCTGGGCCCCGCCCCACCCGACCCGGAAGCCCGTAATGACCTCGTCGAAGACCAGCAAGGCGCCGTACGCCGCGGTCAGGTCCCGCAGGATCTCCAGAAACGCCCGCTCCGCGGGCACCACGCCCATGTTGCCCGCCACGGGTTCCACCACCACCGCGGCGATCTCCGGTCCGAACCGCGCGAAGGCCTCCTCCACGGCCTGGACGTCGTTGTACGGGAGGGAGAGGGTATGCTGGACCGCGGCCGCGGGAACGCCCGGGCTATCCGGGAGCTCCAGGGTGGCCACGCCGCTCCCCGCACGGACCAAAAGGGCGTCCGCGTGCCCGTGATAACCGCCGTCGAATTTCACGATGCGGTCCCGCCCCGTGGCGGCCCGGGCGACCCGGAGGGCACTCATCACCGCCTCGGTGCCGCTGCACACCAGCCGCACCATCTCCAGGGAGGGAACGGCCTCGCAGAGCACCTCCGCGAAGGCCACCTCATACGGGGTGCAGGCACCGAAGGAGCTTCCGCCTTCCACGGCCTCCACCGCGGCCCGCACCACCTCCGGGTCCGCGTGCCCGCAGATGAGGGCGCCCCAACTGCCCACGTAGTCCACGTACCGGTTCCCGTCCACGTCCTCCACGTATGCCCCCTCGCCCCGCACGATAAAGGGCGGAATCCCGCCCACCGCCCGAAAGGCCCGGACAGGGCTGTTCACGCCCCCCGGCATGAGGGCCTGGGCGCGGGCGTAGAGCCTGTGGGAACCGTCCTGCCTCATGCCCGGAGCTTCCGCGCGGCTTCCTTCGCGAAGTACGTGAGGATCACATCCGCCCCGGCCCGCCGGATGGCCAGGAGGGTCTCCCACATGGCCCGCTCCAGATCCACCCACCCCCGCTGGGCGGCGGCGTGGATCATGGCGTACTCCCCGCTCACCTGGTAGGCGGCGGTGGGCACCCCGAACCGTTCCTTCACCGCCCGCAGCACGTCCAGGTAGGGGAGCGCGGGCTTGACCATCACCAGGTCCGCACCCTCCTCCAAGTCCTGCGCCACCTCCCGCAGGGCTTCCCGTATGTTCGGGGGATCCATCTGGTAGCTTCGCCGATCCCCGAACCGCGGGGAGCTCTCCGCGGCCTCCCGGAACGGGCCGTAGAAGCAGCTGGCGTACTTCGCCGCATACGCCAGGATCCCCACGTGGGAGTAACCCGCCTGATCCAGGCTCCGGCGGATGGCCTGGACCTGCCCGTCCATCATGCCGGAGGGCGCCACGAGGTCCGCGCCGGCCTCCGCCTGGGCCACCGCCACGCGGCCGTAGATCTCCAGGGTGGCATCGTTGTCCACGGGCCCCTCGGGCCCTGCCAAGACCCCGCAGTGGCCGTGGTCCGTGTACTCGCACAGGCACAGGTCCGCGAGGAGCACCACCTGATCCCCGAACTCCCTCCGCAGCCTCCGCAGGGCTCGCTGGACGATCCCCTCAGGGCTGTAGGCCTCGCTCCCCACCGGATCCTTCCGCGTGGGGATCCCGAAGAGGATCACCGCCCGGACTCCCGCCTCCAGGAGTTCTCCCACCTCCCGCACCAAGCTGTGCAAGGTGTGCTGGTACTGACCCGGAAGGGAGGGAATCTCCACGGGCTGCGAGAGGCCCTCCTTCACGAAGAGGGGGGCGACCAGCTGCTCGGCCCGCAGGGCGTGCTCGGCCACCAGCCGCCGCAGGACCTCCGTGCGACGCAGCCGCCGTCCCCGGTGGACCGGAAATCCCATCCTACCGCCTCCTCTCGAGAACCGCGCGCACCGCCTGCACCACCCCCTCGGAAGTGTACACCTCAGCGACCCCGTCCACCCGCAACCCCAACTCCCTGGCCGCCTCTGCGGTCACGGGACCGATGCACACCAGCCGGGTGCCCTCCGGGAGCCGTCCCCCTCCCAGCAAGGATACCAGGGCCCTCGCCGCGGAAGGGCTCGCGAGGGTCACCACATCCACCCCTTCCCGGATCGCCTCCCTCAGCCGGGGAGCCTCCTCCCAGGCCACCTCCGTCCGGTAGGCGGCCACCACCTCCACCTCCGCACCCCGCGCCCGCAGTCCTTCGGGCAGCACGTCCCGGGCCTCCTCCGCCCGGGGGATCAGGATCCGCACGCCTCGCAGTTCCTGGGCTGCGAAGGCCTTCACCAAGCCCTCCGCCCGATACTCGGATGGCTGGAACACTGCAGGGATGCCCAGCTGTTCCAGCCTTCGGGCGGTGGCGGGTCCGATGGCAGCGATGCGCACGCCCCGCAGGACTTCCAGGGAGATGTCCAGGTGGCGGAGCCGGCACTCCACTGCCCGGACCCCGTTCTGGCTCGTGAACACCACCCACTGGTAGGTTTCCAGCTGGCGCAAGGCCCGGTCCAGATCCTCCCAGGACGGAGGAGGGAGGATCCGGAGGAGGGGGATGTGCACCACCTCCAGGCCCAGGGCCCTCAGCCGCGCTCCGAGCTCAGAGCCCTGAGACGCGGGACGCGTCACTAGGACGCGAGGGTGGGCAGTCCTCCGCACACGGCCTCCGCGGCTTGCCGCCCCATCTCCTCCGCGGCCGCGATGGACCCCACGCGCTCCACGCGCACCACCCAGCTCCCATCCGGAGCCGCCACGAGGCCCCTGAGCCGCAGGACGCTTCCGGCTCCCTCCCAGGTGGCAAGCGCCGCGGCCGGGATCGCGCACCCGCCTCCCAACCCCCGCAAGAAGGCCCGCTCCGCGCTTACCGCCGCCCGGGTCAGAGGGTCGTCCAGGGGCTCGACCAGTCCGCGCACCCGGTGGTCGTCCTCCCTGACCTGGAGGGCGATCGCCCCCTGCCCCGGGGCCGGGAGCATCACCTCCGGGTCCAGGCGCTCCGCGATCTCCTCTTCCCAACCGCCCCGCACCAGTCCCGCCACGGCCAGGACGGCGGCGTCCACCTCCCCGGTCCGCACCTTCCGGATGCGGGTGTCCACGTTGCCCCGAAGCGGCACCACCTCCAGGTCCTTCCGGTAGATCCGGAGTTGGGCCGCCCGCCGGGGACTGCTGGTGCCCACCCGGGCTCCGGGGGGGAGTTGCGCGAGGGAAGGGGCGTGGGCCACGAGGGCGTCCCGGGGGTCCTCCCGGGGCGGGATGGCGGCGATCGCGAGGCCCGGGGTCGGGTCCGTGGGAAGGTCCTTGAGGCTGTGCACCGCGAGATCGACGGCGCCTTCCCGTAGGGCCTGCTCCAGCTCCGCCACGAAGAGGCCCGGACCCGAGGGAT is drawn from Armatimonadota bacterium and contains these coding sequences:
- the hemC gene encoding hydroxymethylbilane synthase, encoding MSTVRVGTRGSLLSRRQTEAVLAALRGLHPGVRFEVVVIQTRGDRWAGPLAHPSGPGLFVAELEQALREGAVDLAVHSLKDLPTDPTPGLAIAAIPPREDPRDALVAHAPSLAQLPPGARVGTSSPRRAAQLRIYRKDLEVVPLRGNVDTRIRKVRTGEVDAAVLAVAGLVRGGWEEEIAERLDPEVMLPAPGQGAIALQVREDDHRVRGLVEPLDDPLTRAAVSAERAFLRGLGGGCAIPAAALATWEGAGSVLRLRGLVAAPDGSWVVRVERVGSIAAAEEMGRQAAEAVCGGLPTLAS